The sequence below is a genomic window from Kitasatospora kifunensis.
CCTCGCCGGCCGCGGTGAAGGTGTGCACGGCGTCCACCACCGCGCGAGCGACGTCGCCGGAGGCGCTGTCCGGGGCGTTCGCGGCCCAGGTCTTCAGCGTCCGGCCGAGCGCCGCGCACATCCGCACGGTCACGTCGGCCTCCTTGCGCTCCATCGCGGCGTCGAACTCGGCCTCGTCCATTCCGCCGTGGATACCGCAGGCGAGGGAGAGCATGGAGTCGAGGACCAGGTCGCCGTAGTCGGCGACCAGGACCGGCAGCGGCGCCTCCCCCGGGCCGCACTGCGCCAGCGCCTCCAGGGCGCGGCCGTCCTGCCTCCACGCCGCCTCCAGGGCGGCCAGCGCACGCAGCGTATCGTCCGGTGTCACCCTGTCACCGTACCGCTACGGCGACACCGGAAATGACTCTCGCCGAACTTCTTAAGAACCGCTCTTATGACCTATCAGCATCCTTACGGCGCATGACGACTACGACCTCAGGTCCAGCGAGCCGCCCCCTGCGCCGGGCGGCGCTGGTGGCGCTCGCCCTGGTGAGCGCCACCACCCTCACCAGCGCGAACTGGTCCACCGCCTACGGCGCGACCGCTCACGCCGCGAACCGACCGCACGGCGACTCCTCGATCCGCGTGCACGGCAAGCTCCTTGAGATCCCGATCAGCGGCGGCGTGGCGCAGCTGCGGACCGACTCGCTGGCCGTGACCGCGCGCGGCCGCGACGGGCGGACGCTGACGCTCTCCGCTCCCGCGGCGCAGCCGCTGGGGCAGCCGGGGCAGGTCACCGTCAAGGACGGCACGGCGAGTTGGACGCTGCCGGAGCACGGCCTGAGCGTCACCGCCGCCGCCGTGCGCGGTCGGCTGCAGGTCACCGTCCACAACGAGCAGGACGGCGCAACCCTGCCCTGGCCGGTCACCGGCACCGATCCGTCCGCGACCCAGCTGCAACTGCCGAGCGGCGAGGGGCTGGGCATTCCGGTCGCCGACCCGTTCTGGAACTCCGCCAACACCGGGGTGGCCGGGGCCAGTTACGACCTGCAGGCCGACCTGAGCATGCCGCTGTGGGGCTACACGCTGGCCGGACAGGGTGTCAGCTACCTGGTTCCGCAGCCGATCGGCACCTCGCTGGGCCTTAGTTCGCAGGACGGCCGGCTGCACGGCACCGCCGTGCACACCTTCTCCAAGCGGGCGGGCACCCAGGACTACACCGTTACCTTCGCTCTCAGCGACCCCTCCCCCGTCGCCCCCGCGCAGGACTACCGCCGCTGGCTCGGCGACCACGGCCAACTGGTCACGCTGAGCAGCAAGATCGCCGCCAACCCGGAGGTCGGCAAGCTGATCGGCGCCTTCCACGCCTACACCTGGGGCAGCGCCCGCACCGCGCAGGGCGTGCAGCAGATGCAGGCGCTGGGCCTGTCCCGGCTCTGGCTCGGCTACGACTCGGACGACCAGCCGATGGACGCCGCCGCGGTGGCCGCCGCCAAGCAGGCGGGCTATCTGGTCGGCCCGTACGACTCGTTCGCCAACGGGCAGGACCCGAGCAGCGCCGACGCGCCCACCTCCGCCTGGCCGGCCCCGGTCTACCCGGACTACTGCGTCCACCAGCAGGACGGCTCGGTGCTCGCGGGCTTCCACGGCCGCGGCTGCTACCTCAGCTCGCAGGCCTTCGCCCAGCACCCCGAGTTCCTCGCCCAGCGCACCGCGCAGATGACCGCCAACGGGGCGAACAGCTACTTCCTGGACGTCGACGCGGCGGGCGACCTGAACGACGACTTCAGCGCCGACCACCCGATGAACCAGCAGCAGGACGAGGCCAACCGG
It includes:
- a CDS encoding glycoside hydrolase; protein product: MTTTTSGPASRPLRRAALVALALVSATTLTSANWSTAYGATAHAANRPHGDSSIRVHGKLLEIPISGGVAQLRTDSLAVTARGRDGRTLTLSAPAAQPLGQPGQVTVKDGTASWTLPEHGLSVTAAAVRGRLQVTVHNEQDGATLPWPVTGTDPSATQLQLPSGEGLGIPVADPFWNSANTGVAGASYDLQADLSMPLWGYTLAGQGVSYLVPQPIGTSLGLSSQDGRLHGTAVHTFSKRAGTQDYTVTFALSDPSPVAPAQDYRRWLGDHGQLVTLSSKIAANPEVGKLIGAFHAYTWGSARTAQGVQQMQALGLSRLWLGYDSDDQPMDAAAVAAAKQAGYLVGPYDSFANGQDPSSADAPTSAWPAPVYPDYCVHQQDGSVLAGFHGRGCYLSSQAFAQHPEFLAQRTAQMTANGANSYFLDVDAAGDLNDDFSADHPMNQQQDEANRIARMRQLSGPDKLVLGSEASRSWAGPVIDFSHGSLTPPANGLWPLEKDKDVWGGYVPVNAPGNFFKPVDLPADLTKAMFDPTYRIPLLETALHDTQVNLDRWELSYTKLPALETTRALQAILQNTPLNLVLNGPTLNTDGKQLAALQQYFAPLHEAAGTQPMTDFRYLSADHQVQQTSFGNGVLQVTANFGTTAYGSGTDALGPLPGGCVDAKLKGDKEPRRLCPTTLPQAPLK